The Diospyros lotus cultivar Yz01 chromosome 11, ASM1463336v1, whole genome shotgun sequence region AGATTACACTGTACCCATGTATGATACCAAGTTTCACAGTTACAAACAAGTACTAGCTTACAAGGGCATCCTCACTCCATTGCATCACATTTTCTTCCTTTGGCCAACCAGATCCTTGGACAACCATTCTCAACTGCCCCTGTTCCAAAGCTGTACATAAACATATGTATACAAGAATATATGCTGATCTTCTTACGCGTAGAAGGTTCAAGTTGCTCAAGCAAATAACCATATGTTATTCTGCAGATTAACTGCATGAATGATTTCAATTAACTCAACTCCAGCTAAGTGCCCCCCCTTTTCCAGGTAAGTAAGAGCATTTGCAAAGACATTAAACAAGAGATACCATCCATGCAAAGGCAGcaaccaaaacaaaataaataaataaataataaatcttatCTGTCCGAATAATAAATTACTCGgggaaattcaaattttgatctCAATGAGTCTCTAAGCCAGTCAGAAACAAATAAGCCAGAACAGAGAGGAGAGTGGcctttaatccaaataaaagtacTTCACAACCATGAAATAACCAATATTGGCATTATCTCTAGATCATCCACATCAGGGTACAAGCACAAAAGGCCAAACAAGTTTCTCTGTCTTGCTTACAGAAGCTCCTTCCCTATCCAAACTACCTTCCTTGTATGACAAGAAGATGCTTAATCCATCTCAAACCATCCAAAGAATAATGGGACAAGCTACCTAGCCACGAAATAATCTCCAGCAGCCTAGAATATACAATATCAACTGATAACAAGCTTATCAAATTATCAACCTTCACGCCATTCAGTCTTCCATACAGAAAAAGAACCACCTTTTTAAGTAACACTAGTCTAAAGAGTGAGAATCTTagctaaattaaaaaagtgAATTACCATTAAAACCCAACAGCAGATATCCCCAAAGCCTTTCAAGGGCAAGTAAATGTGACCATAAATGGTGTTAGTACGTGATTTCCTCTTGGCCAAGAAATAAGGAAGAGAATGTCCCTAACTACCAACCATCTCTTGATCAATGACCACAAAACCACAAATTCTAGGATGCTCTGTTCAACACTAATAATAGGTACTAGAAACCAGTACCATCAAGCCATTGGAGCCTTCCAGAAGACCACCCATTTAAGACAATTGAATTGAAAACGGTACTCATAGCAATGTTTAGACAAGTTTCAGTTCACTACAGTAACTTGTATCCAACAAAGAATGGTGAAACAAAGGCCATgtaaaagatgaaataaaaatataaaactagtGGCTTTCCTGCATTGATGGACATTACTGACAAAAAAACATCATCAACAAGCAATGTAAGCAATGTTTAAGCAGTTGTCTAGTTAATGGATCTCACTCTATTTCCCTTTCCTTCACTTTTCAACCTCAAGCTTTCTTCAAAATTTCACATGAGAAAACTTTTGGACTAAAGATTCAAAGTAACTAAGATTTGGCAATTATTTGAATTTCAAGGAATGGAGGATTTGGAAGATGGAAAACCATTTAGTTCAGACTGGcagaatcaaagaaaaataattcagggggaaaaaataaaagctgAGATGGATGAACCTGCAAGCAAGAATCCGATCAACAGTTGTCCATTCAGGACGAATGGCCACAACTTCATCTTCTGAGTTATTAATCGATGCCATCTGGCGGTGGAAGTTGTTTACTTTAGTCCTCAAACGAGGAAGTGTTTTGTAAGCTTTTAGAAACAAATTTTCGGGCACCCTGAAAAATGGTATAACGCAAAGAGGTTATAACATCTGAAGTAAAATACAAGATACAGAAAACATTAGATTCAcaggaacaaaaaaaaaaaagtattaaagtaaacaaaaagagtaattaaataaacacatgcaaatttattaaggaaaaacaaaataaaactacaagAATGTAAAATAGTTTACAAGTTAGTAAGCTTTATGGCAGTGAATCAACTTTAGAAAGAAGAAGCTGGCCCAAACACTACGTTACTATAcatgacaaaaagaataatcagtTGGCAAACTCTACCTACCATAGGCAGTGAAGATAAGAATATCCTTTCCATTTGACAAGATATTGCTTCACAAATATTTGCTTTGAACCCAGCTTAGAGACATCACTATCATCGGCAGCAGTAGGCCTCACATCACAGTCTAAAATCTTATCAATATCAATTAGAGGGCTAACCTGCAAAACCAAAGTAATTTGTCTCAATTAGAATCAGTGCATTTAAATAGCATAGAAATCTAAAATAGAACTGGCAAGATGAGAGCAAAATGGAACCATACACATTCAGGACACCTCCAGTTGCTAGGAAGAGGAGCTTTCAATGGCCGAAGTAAACACTTGGAATGATAGGCATATGTACATGTGTCGCAGGACAAAAGATCTCCACTTTCACCACATGCTTGACATGAATTATCTTTCTATAGAAGAACAAATAATATAGTGAAATTTTCTTGTACAACAACAACCAACAACCATAAAAATAAAGCTCCGCTAGAAGAAGCCCACAAAACTGAACCATTTTAAGTTAGGCAAACCTAGATTTCACATAATGCCAAGTACAGTAATTGTTTGTATTGTTTAAAACATTTATGGAGCACAATAGACTTCTGAACACTAAAACATGCTTCATTCCCTCACATTACAGGGAGAAGCAAGATCCAGACAGCAAATAGAGAGACCAAGTTATTGGGAAACGGCAACCTAGTTGCTCAGAGTACAATATCATAAGATCCATAGGCAAATCATTACAAGTCTTGGAGGCATAGCAAATTATTACTTGCCTTGGCAAAATACAACTTTTAACTCCAGAGAATAAACTAAGTTCTTCAGTTCTCAagttgaatattccaagaactGTAGTTTTGATGGAATTGCCGCACCCCTGGGCTTCAATACATTCATAATCTGACTCAACCAGATCAAGCCGGCAACAAACCACAACCACAAAGAACTAATCAAGGCCATCACTCTGAGCAGTAAAACCTCTAGAAATGGGGTGAAGGACAGATGCATTACACAAGGATATGCAATCTTCAATGCCAGACAACTGCAGTAAACATCCAATAAAATCTCCTAGTACTGAggctcaaattaaaaaaaaaaaaaaaagaataaacaatGATAGTCGCTTGTCAAAATTTTCACTCTCATCCATCTTCAGGTGGAACTGCATTTATAGAATGTGTCCCCTCTTAATTATAGTGCAATGTCTGTATGAGCCAGATTTTGTAACCTCGTAGACTCGGAACCATTATCTGAAGAATAGGTGCTAAATGTACTCTACAAATGGCCCCAATAAAAGACAATTATGATTATCAACAAATCTATTAAGCAAACCCAAGCTCAGAAATACAAACCAAAATCGATTTGGCTGGTCAAACTTAAATTGGACATGACAGTTACTACAGTTTTACATCTTGGCTTGGATGGAAACATAACAATAAATTGCATGGTTTAGGCTTCAAGTTCAGGAAAAGAGTTTGAAAGTGGCTCCTGCAACTAAATTTGATCTGATGATTTAACCAACGTCATCAGGGAAAACCCCAAAAAGCCAGCTCAACCCAAAATCACAGCTAGCTGAATCACGTAGATTTGCAAGGAAATGAACTCTTTAACTCTCTACTTGTAAATGTCCCAACAGATTATTGAATCGCAATAACTGATTGCAAGAATCAGTGACTGCCTTAGCCTATAGAAACTCTAAAaggattttatctttttatttgttaataaagTATAAAATCATTTCAAGTGAAAACCTGTATGAAGTTCTGTTATCAGTAAGTTATGAATGAGTTGCCATCCAATTTTTTCCAGACTATTCACCCAGCTCCATTCACAAAATTACCTAATCTCTTTCtacatataaatgaaaattacaCATATAAGGAAGGTAAAAACCCCAAAGGGGGGAAAATAGAGGAAGTGGCAAAAGTAAGAGCCTCAAAGCAAAGATGTTCTTCCCTTCCTTTGTTTGATCCCTATGAGAGTGGAAAGggttaaaattttttaggaaagaaagtgaaaattTGTTCTGTTCTCTTCTCCAAATAGTGGTGATCTTATTATTCATTTCCCTGTTTCCatcaatttcaaataagaaGACGTTATTTCCCTTCTACTTTGCTTCCAATTTCGTTGCAAACCCAAACAAAGAAAACTACTCGCTTCCTCTATAATATCTCTTTTTTCGTTAAGTACCTCTACAATATCTCACTCAATTCCCTTCCCTTCTTCCCCTCTcttcgcccccccccccccccccgaacaAGATGTAAACACAAACCCACATTTAGCATAGAGACCAGACCAGAATAATCAACTGATGCAACATTCAAAATCCCTAGACTTTCCCAACCCAATTGCGCATAAACACTGCAACAGAAACTCGCATGactaaaacaacaacatatacaaGAACCAAAGACATACCGCATCGGGTCGGACTATCCTCTCAATCTTCTCGGGAAGCGACCCCGGTTTCCGCTGCTCGAAGTCGGCGTCGTCGTCGGAATCGTCCGCTAACCTGTACGAGGGTTTCCGATCCGACCTAACTCGAAGCCTCTCGACCAAACTACTCATTTTTCTCTGCAACAAAAATGCGGGGGATAGAGGTTTAGAGTCTAAACAAGTCGAAATTCAAAGCAATTGAACCGCAATTCAACAGTGAAAATGAGTGCGACGAGAAGAGAGCAACCGTCGCCGAACGACTCACGGATGAATAGTTTGCGCGAGACGCGGAAGCGACAGCAAGCAATTTGGTCTGAGAGCGACGGGGTATTTATGGATTGGGGCTGCTCTTCCCAGAGCCAGTTTAGCTATTGGCAAACCACCGTACAAGCCTTTGAAAACTAGCTTTCCTCGCGAAAATTGCTTTTGCCCGATTGGCAATAGGTTTTTGGTTTagttgttgtttcttttttttctttttttttaagaacttATGAAAATGGGAAACACCATCTGGCTGGCTAGGGTTTCTAAAATTGGGTTTGCTTCGTctcctctatttttttattttattttattttcttagataaattttcaaactatatattttgataaataattgtaaatatcaaataaaaaattaatatattaataaaataaaattatattacatgagGTTAGAGACATGATGtcaaaaatatgatacaaataaatttatcgagTGACATTTTTGTGCtcgtatttttatatttttgaaaatataataaaaattaagtagtaaaaataaaatgtattttatttgaaaaaaaaaattattaaactaatcAACCCTGTATTTATTCTATGTTATACATATGGTCTAATTTCACTTATAAGacaactaaattgataaattatattattgtaacATGTCATCTAATAGAGAGTTCTCCCGAAAAGGCATCATACTCAAGAGAAATATCAttctaaaagattttttttatagagaAAGAGTTATTCCAAACGTCACATCTCCTATCTGAAAGGACATCAAACCCTCAGACATGCATGTCACATATCTTGGTTACTGACCCTCAACTATAAATAGCCCttgttaaaaaaacaaaactacaAATTGCCCTCAACCCTTTATATTCATggctttatttattttttctttttttcgaTCCTTAAAATTCGAGAACGTTGACAAACAAACTCTCCCAAAGAAGCACTTTTCTCCCGAACGACTCCATTTTGTCTTATCATATGTTTCTACATAATGATATTTGCATCCGAATTTTATCACAATCTCTTTTGACTTAAGCATTAACGAGTTCACGTAAAAGAAATCTTCACGTGTCTTCTAACTTATTTTCTATCTTGCAAGTCTTCTCCGAGACTAGCTTCAAATCTCCTAAACAACTTTTTCTCATACAAACTTTGCTCACTAGTAGAGCTCTTTCCGcgatataaatttaaattattgcatttaAACAACAATATGTATAGTATAAAAAACACAAGCATtagcaaaatttttaattaaactaacaACTTTTATGTTATcatataatttcaaaatcagGTGTCATTGAAATGGTAATTATACATATTTGTTATATAATATGAATTAGGtttttgtatttcttatttgtaagtTTTTTCATTTTGAGGTACACAATTTGTGTGGCTTGTGCCATCTCACAATTTCAACATTTGtaacaaatatttgaaatgtCACAAATGCATATATGATTCAATTAACTTATCATGATAATCACTTGATCTTATAATTGAATCAAGAGATAAAAGTCATCCCCGTCTTCATAATTTCATTAGCATTAGCAAATACATTCTTGAAAAGACAAGAACTTGGAGAAGAAGAGTAcccaaatatgaaaaacttaattCTTTAGATGAAATAGGGTTGAACCCATGTTTTTGTCCTtgtgcttttaaatttttttacatgatCATccaaatttttcgttatttcaattacaccacatgacttgtatttttaagttaatttaatttctatattttaatattttttcatatatcaaTCCAAACTTTTCGTTGTTTCAATTACGTttatatacttgtatttttgagtcaatttaatttatatactttgatgtgtaacaagaaaaaataaagtaaaataagtcaatttaacttattttttttacacatcaaactataagaattaaattgactcaaaattgtCGGTATAGAGGTgtaatataaacaataaaaaatttaaattattatataaaaaaaattaaaatataaggattaaattgactcgaaaatatagatataaggtataattaaaaaaatgaaaaatttgaatggccacgcaaaaaaaaaacaatacaaaGACAACAATATGGATTTGGCCGATGAAACAAGGAAGGCAAAGAACACGAGGCATGGAGAATAAAAGAATGAAGTGGCCATCCAATGTATagcctcccttccctacacatgGATTCAACTCAGCTCCGTTGGCGTTCCAACCATAACCAGGAGTCTTGCAAAGCTCCTTTTTCCTGCAAACTCTAGTCGGACTCATAGTCATAGCATTATCCCACCTCCCAACAAGCAATGAAGATAAGCATATGTTTGTTATCTGTATATATACAATCAACTGTCTTCACCACATTTGGTTTCAGCTCAAGCCTATTCTGTCCAACTAACACCAGGAACCTTGGACAACCCCTTCTCCTGCATGTTGTTTCTCAAACTCGTGGCATCGTCCCACCTCCCGACAGAGGCATAGATACCCGCAAGCAGAGAAGCATAGCCGGTTGTATCAGGCTCCAACTTGAAGCAATGGCTAGCTGCAATCTCCCCAAGCTCAACATTATTATGTAAACTGCAAGCAAGAAGCAATGCTCCCCAAACCCCCGCATGAGGCTGCATTGGCATGGTTTCTATCAACTTATATGCTTCTTCTAACCGCCCTGCTCGTCCTAAGAGATCGACCATAATTCCATAATGGTCAGCTGAAGGCACAAGTCCATGCTTCTGCATTGAGACGAAGCATTTATAGCCTTCTTCAACCAAACCAACATGGTTATAGGCAGTTAATATACCAGAGAAGGTAACTAAATTTGGGTAAATTTGGGCCTTCATCATCTCTTCAAATAATTTGATGCCGTCATTCGCCCTACCATTTATGGCACATCCCAAAATCATTGCAGTATAAGCAATCAAATCCTTCTTTTTCAAGCCCTGGAACAACTCGTTCGCCTTATCAATACTTCCGCACTTTGCATACAAGTCGATTAAAGCAGTAGCCAAATGGTCATCCATTGCAATACCAAGTTCAATCATGCGTGTCTCCATTTGAGACCCATATCTTAGATCTCCCATTTGAGAACAAGCAGATATAACACTTGCAAATGTCATTCTGTCCGGCTGAATATTGACATCAGGTTGAAGCATCCTATCGAACAACTGAAGGGCTTCTTTTGATCGGCTATTTTGTGCATAGCAAGCTATCATGGCATTATACAAAAACAGATCTTTCTCAACCATCTGTTCAAAGAGATCCCGAGCAGACTCAACATCACCACATTTTGAGTATCCAGTAATCATTGTAATCCAAGAAACATTATTTCTTCCGGGCATTGCATCAAAGAAACTGCGTGCTAACTCTATCTTCCCACAATCTAAATAGCCACCAATCATTGCATTCCAAGAAGCAATATTTCTTTCCGGCATCTGTCGAAACAAAGCACATGCCTGCTCCATATTTCCCTCTCTCCCATACCCTGAAATCATTGAATTCCAAGAAACAATATCCTTCACCGGCAtctcatcaaacacattttgaGCCATAGCTAAATCCCCTGATTTCAAATACCCATACAGCATTGAGTTCCAAGAAACCACATTTCTCTCAGCCATTTCATCAAACACCTTCCGTGCAGTCCCCATATCTCCCAGCTTCGCGTAGAAATCCATAACAGATGTTTCAACGTAAACAACCCCACAAAACCCAAATTTTTGAATCTGAGCATGGATTGAAATCCCACCCATTTTGTTCAAAATCCTGGCACAGGCCTTAAGCGTGGAGGAAAGGGCAAACGTAGTTGGACAAAGCCCCAATCGTTGCATCTGCACATACAGAGCAAAAGCTTCTCCGAACTGATTTTTCTGGGAAAGAGATCTAATTGCACATGACCAAGAAAACACATCTGGGATTTGCATGCGGTTGAGGATCAGCTGGACATATCGACCGGTGCTCTGAGAGTGATTGGAAGCGGAAACGAGGACTTGATGAACGAGTGACGGTTCAAGATGGTAAAGGCCATTAACGAGTATCAGTGCGTGGATTTGCTTTGCTTGGTTGAGTTTTAAAGACTTATTCAACAATGTTCCGAGCTTCGACGCCACCATCGAAGGAAACAAGCATGCATGAATGGGTCGATCGTTAACTTAGGAATAAGAACCTGCCATTAACATATGAAAATAGTGAGCCTTCGAGGTGGGGATTATGTGTTCAAGTCAAAGTATGAATTGCATGAGAGTTAGGACCAAACTGAGTAGGTTCCCAAGCTTTTTCGTATGGATCAAATGCTTTTCAACTGTTATTTTTGCTTCGAGTGAACAGTAGGGGATaaacttaaatcaaaataattgaattaaattagtCTAAATTATCAGTTCGGTTTCTAAATAactttagttattttaatttagtttgatgaaaaaattaaaataaccaaattaattaaaatattaaaactgatgttatttttgcattttattattttaatttgttattttttttaatttaaaaatctattcagtcaattcagtttaatttttaacacaaattcaatctattctatttaaataattcaattaattcaataatCAAATGAACCAAATACTCATCACTAGTAAATAAATAATcgataaaaaatgaatttagtgTGAAAACAAAGAATGCAAAAGGGTGTTATATAACACTAAAGAAtgcaatctaaaaataaaagggGTGGGGTGCATTTGGAGATAGAGGACACTAGTATGTCTAAAATATTATAGAATTATTATCCCATCTTAATATATGAGTTTgccctttatttatttaaaaatgattatttttacaaGACATTCTATAGTTTAAATTCAGTTTTTagtttattaagtttatttaacttattttactTAAGTATATGTTAATAAGTAAGTTAGTGttagtgataaaaaaaagaGTAAGGTAAACTTACTTAAATCTTAAATgatttctatttaattatataaaaagattGTCCAACAACCACCTCTTAAAAGAGTGAGCCTACTAAATGAATACGCTTGCGCCAAAGATGAACCGGGGCTAAGTGATTTGCCGAAgctaatttaaatttaatttcatgaagatttcttataatttaaatttaatatttaaggtatatCAAGAActtctttttaataaatttgttagTAATATTAAACTCTAAAGAAATATGATAAATTTGGTACTCCCAAGTGCAAAAATCTATTCTTTCAAAATGgagtaaattacatttttttgggTAAGAATAGAGTACATTATATTAATTACCAAATATATGAGTTATATATAAGAGAGTCAACTTTATTAAAGATCAGGTAGTAATTGTTAACTGAAAAGAAGCCTTGAAAAGCTTATTACCACATAGATTTGAATCTTTGTACATGTGCAGGAGAATCAAGGAACAAGAGACCCTTCAGCCAACAAGAATCACCCATGCTAAACATCATCTACTACCATGAAATCAAGTGCTGTTACTATCTTGGAGTAAGGGAATGAAGTGGAATCTCTGTCCTTTAACTTGAGGAGATAAAACAGATTTGAGAATAGTTTACAAAATGTAGAACTCCTATCCTACAGAATTCATTTCACCAAATGCCTAATCCGTGCAGCTCAAATTCAACAAACTATCACCTGGAATTTGGACAACTTAGGTCAGGTGGCGAAGCCAACAAAAATCAGTAAAGAGATTCCATGATGCACTTATCATAGAAGAGGTATCCCAAGCAATCTTCAGCCACCAGGGATCTGCATTCTTGTGTAAATTTTGCCGATGTTATTCTCACCGAATTTGTGGTACATTCTTATTCACCTCCATTGAGCTGTCGCTGAAATCGTTTGTTCTCTGTATCATTATGCATGAGATAGTTTTGTAACACATGCTAAAACCTGTCACACTCTTTGGCAACCCAACCTCGAGACCAAGCACATTGTGTGAGATGCACCAATTGCAACTGAAAGCACACGATGAGTTCCCAGTCCGTCATCCTCTGCTAGAAAATTAACTTCAACAGGAAATGGTTGTACTTCAGGAAGCCCAGGAATACCTAACTGTGAGTCTTTCGCATTTCCCCACATGTACAACTTTCCTTCATCTGTCCATTTAACAGATATACTTCTTTAGTCAGTTGTTGCCACGTAACAGCTAAATAAATGGCGTTAATACTAGAGGCCATTGCAAATTCTAACACTGTTGCTTAAATCTTATCCTGTACCATGAAAGATTCAATATGCGTGTGCATATTCCATCTGCCCTAGAAAGGTAATGCCATCACCTAGCTATGTTTTTGCTAATTAAAActttttcttgtaaaaaaatggggaccttttttttttaaccaagtGTTGTCTAAGCACCATCGACAACTATTTGGCATTGATGCAAACATGCTTTAAAATGGCTCTAGGAAATAGGTGATTGGAGGATGATGGAGCTTCTTTTTGCCCGAGAATACAAACATTAAAGGGGGATGAATGCACAATAATGCAAGACAATCTcttaaggctataaataaacAGCTGAGGAAAAGTTTCTTACCAGTTACAGCTGCTGAAGATGAACCCCCACAACCAATGTAGACAACCTTTTGACCAGCCAAACCCTCAATGGGTACAGGTATCTTCTGACTTTGAGTAGAATAATGGCCCAGCTGGCCATGTCCAC contains the following coding sequences:
- the LOC127813271 gene encoding pentatricopeptide repeat-containing protein At4g22760 produces the protein MVASKLGTLLNKSLKLNQAKQIHALILVNGLYHLEPSLVHQVLVSASNHSQSTGRYVQLILNRMQIPDVFSWSCAIRSLSQKNQFGEAFALYVQMQRLGLCPTTFALSSTLKACARILNKMGGISIHAQIQKFGFCGVVYVETSVMDFYAKLGDMGTARKVFDEMAERNVVSWNSMLYGYLKSGDLAMAQNVFDEMPVKDIVSWNSMISGYGREGNMEQACALFRQMPERNIASWNAMIGGYLDCGKIELARSFFDAMPGRNNVSWITMITGYSKCGDVESARDLFEQMVEKDLFLYNAMIACYAQNSRSKEALQLFDRMLQPDVNIQPDRMTFASVISACSQMGDLRYGSQMETRMIELGIAMDDHLATALIDLYAKCGSIDKANELFQGLKKKDLIAYTAMILGCAINGRANDGIKLFEEMMKAQIYPNLVTFSGILTAYNHVGLVEEGYKCFVSMQKHGLVPSADHYGIMVDLLGRAGRLEEAYKLIETMPMQPHAGVWGALLLACSLHNNVELGEIAASHCFKLEPDTTGYASLLAGIYASVGRWDDATSLRNNMQEKGLSKVPGVSWTE